The sequence TGAGAATGATGTTCGTCCAATGGGCCGAACTGCTCGTGGTGTGCGTGGTATGAACTTGGGCGAAGGTCAGCAAGTCATTGCAATGCTAGTAGCACCTGCTGAAGCAGCTGAAGGTGCACAGATTAGTAACGCGGATGCTGAAGCGAATGCAATCACCGGTAGCGTATTGACTGCAACAGAAAATGGTTTTGGTAAACGTACGCCAATCGCAGAATACACCCGCCATGGCCGCGGTACTAAAGGCATGATTGCCATTCAGACATCAGAGCGTAACGGCAAAGTTGTTGCTGCAGCACTCGTTTCTCCTGAAGACCAAATTATGTTGATCACTACGGGCGGTGTCTTAGTTCGTACGCGCGTCTCTGAAATCCGTGAGATGGGTCGTTCTACTCAAGGTGTAACGCTGATTAACGTTGACGAAGGTACACGTCTGTCTGGCTTGCAGAGAATTGCTGAGAGCGATTCAGATGACGAGGATGATCTTGGAGAAGATGATTCGATTGATGCTGGCGATGTTGGTGATACTGCTAGCGATACTGCTAGTGATGCCTAAACTGGCATCGATTAAAGACTAGTCGATACCAACATGACGTTTGACCGCCGCATTTTCAATTTCGCTGCGGGTCCCGCCACTCTGCCAGAGGAGACTCTGAGGCAGGCTGCCGATGAAATGCTGAACTGGCATGGTCTAGGTAGCAGCGTCATGGAAATTAGCCACCGCAGCAAAGAGTTCATGGCAGTCTATGAAGAGACATTGCACGATCTGCGAACTCTAATGAACATTCCCAATGACTATGAGATTTTGCTCTTACAAGGTGGGGGTATTGGTCAAAACGCGGCAATCCCAATGAATCTCATGGGTCTTGGCAAGAATGGTCCCAAGGCAGATTTTATTGTGACGGGTATTTGGTCCGAGAAATCTTTCAAGGAAGCTCAAAAGTATGGAGTGGCCCATCTAGCCGCTTCTTCAGAGGCAGAAAAATTCACCACTGTTCCGCCACGCTCCGCTTGGAACTTATCTAGCGATGCCGCTTATGTTCACATCTGCGCAAATGAAACAATTGGTGGCGTTGAATTTGACCATGCGCCCGATGTTGGCAATGTGCCTTTAGTCGCGGACGTATCGAGCAACATTCTTTCAAAAGAAATGGATGTAAGCCAATACGGCGTCTTGTTCGCAGGCGCGCAAAAAAATATTGGGCCTTCTGGTGTCACAATTGTGATCGTGCGCAAAGATCTGTTGGGCCACTGCATGCCAATTACCCCATCAGTTTGGGATTGGGCCAAGGAGGCTGCCAATCAATCGATGTTGAATACTCCGCCTACTTTTGCCATCTATATGGCTGGTCTTAGCTTCAAGTGGTTGTTAAAGCAGGGTGGTGTTAAAGCGATTGCTAAGCAGAATCAAGCCAAAGCCGATTTGCTTTATGAATGTATCGACCAAAGTAGTTTGTATGAGAACCGTATTGCCAAACTCTATCGCTCCAGAATGAACGTCACCTTCTTTTTGAAGGATGAGGCCTTGAACGCCGAGTTTCTGGCGCAATCCCATGCTGCAGGTTTGGTAGCATTGAGAGGTCACAAAGCAGTTGGTGGAATGCGGGCGAGTATCTACAATGCAATGCCTATAGAAGGTGTAAAAGCCTTGGTTGAATTTATGCGTGATTTTGAAAGGCGGGCTTAATGAGTACTGAAGAACAGCGACTTGCGCCCCTGCGTGACAAGATTGATGCTCTGGATGCCAAGATCTTGGATCTGCTCTCACAGCGCGCCCAAGCCGCACAAGAAGTAGGGCATGTCAAAGGTGGATTTGCTTCACCAATATTTCGTCCTGAGCGCGAGCGCCAAGTTGTGGCTAAGCTACAAGAGATCAATCAGGGTCCACTGCTGCCCGATGGGATTGCTGCTATCTGGCGTGAAGTGATGTCTGCTTGTCGCGCTCTAGAGGCGCGCCAAACGATTGCATACCTCGGACCAGTGGGAACTTTTTCTGAGCAAGCTGCGCAAACCTATTTTGGTCA comes from Polynucleobacter paneuropaeus and encodes:
- the serC gene encoding 3-phosphoserine/phosphohydroxythreonine transaminase, translating into MTFDRRIFNFAAGPATLPEETLRQAADEMLNWHGLGSSVMEISHRSKEFMAVYEETLHDLRTLMNIPNDYEILLLQGGGIGQNAAIPMNLMGLGKNGPKADFIVTGIWSEKSFKEAQKYGVAHLAASSEAEKFTTVPPRSAWNLSSDAAYVHICANETIGGVEFDHAPDVGNVPLVADVSSNILSKEMDVSQYGVLFAGAQKNIGPSGVTIVIVRKDLLGHCMPITPSVWDWAKEAANQSMLNTPPTFAIYMAGLSFKWLLKQGGVKAIAKQNQAKADLLYECIDQSSLYENRIAKLYRSRMNVTFFLKDEALNAEFLAQSHAAGLVALRGHKAVGGMRASIYNAMPIEGVKALVEFMRDFERRA